In Salinarimonas sp., a genomic segment contains:
- a CDS encoding MFS transporter codes for MPRAVQPVLALLLAVILFMAGSGPLGTVVSVRLEQAQASTLVIGLVMAANFLGLTLGALFAFHVVTRVGHVRAFAAFAAVMAAATLAYPLVVDESLWAVYRLTQGFCAAGLFVCIESWLNDSATPENRGTILAIYMTCLYFAQGGGQFVLTVPDETGYLIFTLIAIVMILAVVPVAMTPRAPPMIPNVSSLSFKRLWIASPLGIFGCVSSGLILGSVYGLAPVYASGLGFDLSDTATFMSAIIFGGVLLQWPLGRLSDIYDRRLVIVGTMIAGAVVSFLMLPLPALGFPVLLVVAALFGGIGFAIYPLCVAHTNDHLEREERVGASGGLVLTYSAGATVGPPVAAAVMSAVGPSGLFVFSGVIGVVSIGFAAWRLKARPPVPADQQMKFQTLPRTTPVAAPLDPRGEEIVETVPTVSHGYAAETLEAVEAHAAQAAEAELREIQGEFDFGEAEAEAEGAGEDGAESPAAEAGDAAADEAGDAPAEGAREEERAGA; via the coding sequence ATGCCCCGCGCCGTACAGCCCGTCCTCGCCCTTCTCCTCGCCGTCATCCTCTTCATGGCGGGATCCGGCCCGCTGGGCACGGTGGTCAGCGTGCGCCTGGAGCAGGCGCAGGCGTCCACCCTCGTCATCGGCCTCGTGATGGCGGCGAACTTCCTGGGCCTGACGCTCGGGGCGCTGTTCGCGTTCCATGTGGTGACGCGCGTCGGCCACGTGCGCGCCTTCGCCGCGTTCGCGGCGGTGATGGCGGCGGCGACGCTGGCCTACCCGCTCGTCGTCGACGAATCGCTCTGGGCGGTCTACCGGCTCACGCAGGGCTTCTGCGCCGCGGGCCTGTTCGTGTGCATCGAGAGCTGGCTGAACGATTCGGCCACGCCCGAGAACCGGGGCACCATCCTCGCGATCTACATGACCTGCCTCTATTTCGCGCAGGGCGGCGGGCAGTTCGTGCTGACGGTGCCCGACGAGACGGGCTACCTGATCTTCACCCTCATCGCCATCGTGATGATTCTCGCCGTGGTGCCGGTGGCCATGACGCCGCGCGCCCCGCCGATGATCCCGAACGTGTCGTCCTTGAGCTTCAAGCGGCTGTGGATCGCCTCGCCGCTCGGCATCTTCGGCTGCGTCTCCTCGGGGCTGATCCTCGGCTCGGTCTACGGCCTCGCGCCGGTCTACGCCTCCGGCCTCGGCTTCGACCTCTCCGACACGGCGACCTTCATGTCCGCCATCATCTTCGGCGGCGTGCTGCTGCAATGGCCGCTGGGGCGCCTGTCGGACATCTACGACCGGCGTCTCGTCATCGTGGGGACCATGATCGCGGGCGCCGTCGTGAGCTTCCTGATGCTGCCCCTGCCGGCGCTCGGCTTTCCCGTGCTGCTCGTCGTCGCCGCCCTGTTCGGCGGGATCGGCTTCGCGATCTATCCGCTCTGCGTCGCGCACACCAACGACCACCTCGAGCGCGAGGAGCGCGTGGGCGCCTCCGGCGGCCTCGTCCTCACCTATTCCGCGGGGGCGACCGTGGGCCCGCCGGTGGCCGCGGCGGTGATGAGCGCCGTCGGCCCGAGCGGGCTCTTCGTCTTCTCCGGCGTGATCGGCGTCGTCTCCATCGGCTTCGCCGCCTGGCGCCTCAAGGCGCGCCCGCCGGTGCCGGCCGACCAGCAGATGAAGTTCCAGACGCTGCCCCGCACCACGCCGGTCGCCGCGCCCCTCGATCCGCGCGGCGAGGAGATCGTGGAGACCGTGCCCACCGTCTCGCACGGCTACGCCGCCGAGACGCTGGAGGCGGTGGAGGCCCACGCCGCGCAGGCGGCGGAGGCCGAGCTGCGCGAGATCCAGGGGGAGTTCGACTTCGGCGAGGCGGAGGCGGAGGCTGAGGGAGCAGGCGAGGACGGGGCGGAGTCGCCGGCCGCCGAGGCGGGCGACGCGGCGGCGGACGAGGCCGGGGACGCGCCCGCCGAGGGCGCGCGGGAGGAGGAGCGGGCGGGCGCCTGA
- a CDS encoding bacterioferritin, giving the protein MKGPQVSLTHLQRAITMELTTINTYELQAAKLRDWGVDQLADRMAEEVEEERGHFHRFLDRMLFLEGEANVHDLDPIKPDSTIREMFDTQLRMENEARDYYDKAAREARDAGDLGTFDLFRSILKDEEEHIDFVETQFDLMELMGDQLYVSRQVSSTAEQEDDD; this is encoded by the coding sequence ATGAAGGGCCCCCAAGTTTCCCTGACCCACCTGCAGCGCGCCATCACGATGGAGCTGACGACCATCAACACCTACGAGCTCCAGGCCGCCAAGCTTCGCGACTGGGGCGTCGACCAGCTCGCCGACCGCATGGCCGAGGAGGTCGAGGAGGAGCGCGGCCACTTCCACCGCTTCCTCGACCGCATGCTGTTCCTCGAGGGCGAGGCCAACGTGCACGACCTCGATCCGATCAAGCCCGACAGCACCATCCGCGAGATGTTCGATACCCAGCTGCGCATGGAGAACGAGGCGCGCGACTACTACGACAAGGCCGCCCGCGAGGCCCGCGACGCCGGCGACCTCGGCACCTTCGACCTGTTCCGCTCGATCCTCAAGGACGAGGAGGAGCACATCGACTTCGTCGAGACCCAGTTCGACCTCATGGAGCTGATGGGCGACCAGCTGTACGTGTCGCGCCAGGTGTCGTCGACGGCGGAGCAGGAGGACGACGATTGA
- the cysE gene encoding serine O-acetyltransferase translates to MSQPVTQLREKTNEIDPVVGTVDPVWARARREAEAVVRAEPSLTNFILTNILNHASLEDAVIHRVAARLAHPAVSATLIEQTYREVLRQDPEIGHAFRADILAVADRDPACNRVIEPMLYFKGFHAIQTHRLAHWLWSHGRGDFALYLQSLSSEVFQTDIHPAARVGRGVFLDHATGLVVGSTAVIEDEVSLLQGVTLGGTGKEGGDRHPKIRRGVLIGAGAKILGNIEVGRCARVAAGSVVLKDVPPKTTVAGVPAKVVGEAGCAEPARTMDQILAESLSPA, encoded by the coding sequence ATGAGCCAGCCCGTGACGCAGCTGCGCGAGAAGACCAACGAGATCGATCCCGTCGTGGGCACGGTGGATCCGGTCTGGGCGCGCGCCCGGCGGGAGGCCGAGGCGGTGGTGCGAGCCGAGCCCTCGCTGACCAACTTCATCCTGACGAACATCCTCAACCACGCCTCTCTGGAGGACGCGGTGATCCACCGCGTCGCGGCGCGGCTCGCGCATCCGGCGGTCTCGGCGACGCTGATCGAGCAGACCTATCGCGAGGTGTTGCGGCAGGACCCGGAGATCGGCCACGCCTTCCGCGCCGACATCCTCGCGGTGGCCGACCGCGACCCGGCCTGCAACCGGGTGATCGAGCCGATGCTCTACTTCAAAGGCTTCCACGCCATCCAGACGCATCGTCTGGCGCATTGGCTGTGGAGCCACGGCCGCGGCGATTTCGCGCTCTACCTGCAGAGCCTCTCCTCCGAGGTGTTCCAGACGGACATCCACCCGGCCGCGCGGGTCGGGCGCGGCGTTTTTCTCGATCACGCGACGGGGCTCGTCGTGGGCTCGACGGCGGTGATCGAGGACGAGGTGTCGCTCCTCCAGGGGGTGACGCTCGGCGGCACCGGCAAGGAGGGCGGCGACCGCCATCCGAAGATCCGCCGCGGCGTGCTGATCGGGGCGGGGGCGAAGATCCTCGGCAACATCGAGGTCGGGCGCTGCGCCCGCGTCGCCGCGGGCTCCGTCGTGCTCAAGGACGTGCCGCCGAAGACCACCGTCGCAGGCGTCCCGGCCAAGGTCGTCGGCGAGGCCGGCTGCGCCGAGCCGGCGCGCACGATGGACCAGATCCTCGCCGAGAGCCTCTCGCCCGCCTGA
- a CDS encoding DUF3126 family protein: MNKTELAKVERYLRRTFANHSISIRARPKKDDSAEVYIGDEFIGVLFLDDEDEDRSYQFQMAILETDLEE; the protein is encoded by the coding sequence GTGAACAAGACCGAGCTGGCCAAGGTGGAGCGCTATCTGCGCCGCACCTTCGCGAACCATTCCATCAGCATCCGCGCCCGCCCGAAGAAGGACGATTCGGCCGAGGTCTATATCGGCGACGAGTTCATCGGCGTACTCTTCCTCGACGACGAGGACGAAGACCGCTCGTATCAGTTCCAGATGGCGATCCTGGAGACGGATCTGGAGGAGTGA
- the ccoP gene encoding cytochrome-c oxidase, cbb3-type subunit III, translating to MAQNKQDIDKVTGVSTTGHEWDGIRELNNPLPRWWLWLFYVTIAFSVIYVLLYPAIPLVNTATGGILGWNSRSAVVNDLERLDASRGGDIAALRDIELASIEEDPQLLAFAQAYGRAAFGDNCSACHGAGGGGATGFPNLVDDDWLWGGSMEAIQHTITYGIRSTPMDTRIGDMPAFVRDGWFGREEALVLTDYVRSLSGLETPAGFDPAQGAELYAMNCAACHGETGEGIREMGAPNLTDGIWLYGSDREVVLEGLVNGRGGMMPHFGERLDEATVKALAVYVHTLGGGE from the coding sequence ATGGCCCAGAACAAGCAGGACATCGACAAGGTGACCGGTGTCTCGACGACCGGGCACGAATGGGACGGCATCCGGGAGCTCAACAACCCGCTCCCGCGCTGGTGGCTGTGGCTGTTCTACGTCACGATCGCCTTCTCGGTGATCTACGTGCTGCTCTATCCGGCGATCCCCCTCGTCAACACGGCGACGGGCGGCATCCTCGGCTGGAACTCGCGCTCCGCCGTCGTGAACGATCTCGAGCGGCTCGACGCCTCCCGCGGCGGCGACATCGCCGCGCTGCGCGACATCGAGCTCGCCTCGATCGAGGAGGACCCGCAGCTCCTCGCCTTCGCCCAGGCCTACGGCCGCGCGGCGTTCGGCGACAATTGCTCGGCCTGCCACGGCGCCGGCGGCGGCGGGGCGACGGGCTTTCCAAACCTCGTCGACGACGATTGGCTGTGGGGCGGCTCGATGGAGGCGATCCAGCACACGATCACCTACGGCATCCGCTCGACGCCGATGGACACCCGCATCGGCGACATGCCCGCCTTCGTCCGCGACGGCTGGTTCGGCCGCGAGGAGGCGCTCGTGCTCACCGACTACGTGCGCTCGCTCTCCGGCCTCGAGACCCCGGCGGGCTTCGACCCGGCGCAGGGCGCCGAGCTCTACGCGATGAACTGCGCCGCCTGCCACGGCGAGACCGGCGAGGGCATCCGGGAGATGGGCGCGCCGAACCTGACGGACGGCATCTGGCTCTACGGCTCGGACCGCGAGGTCGTCCTCGAGGGCCTGGTCAACGGCCGCGGCGGCATGATGCCTCATTTCGGCGAGCGCCTCGACGAGGCGACCGTGAAGGCGCTGGCGGTCTACGTCCACACGCTCGGCGGCGGCGAGTGA
- a CDS encoding cbb3-type cytochrome c oxidase subunit 3 yields MYETLASFAQTGGLLIFVFGFLLVLVYALLPSNRSTFDKAARTPIEED; encoded by the coding sequence ATGTACGAGACACTCGCCTCCTTCGCCCAGACGGGCGGGCTCCTGATCTTCGTGTTCGGGTTCCTGCTCGTGCTCGTCTACGCGCTCCTGCCGTCCAACCGCTCGACCTTCGACAAGGCCGCGCGGACGCCCATCGAAGAGGATTGA
- the ccoO gene encoding cytochrome-c oxidase, cbb3-type subunit II, which produces MSLWNKHAIFEKNSVVLVAGIVGVVSIGGLVEIAPLFYLQNTIEKVEGMRPYSPLELAGRNIYVREGCYNCHSQMVRPLRDEVERYGHYSLAAESMYDKPFQWGSKRTGPDLARVGGKYSDAWHVAHLVDPRSLVPSSIMPGYPFLFETPLSFATIEQDLKVQAAMGVPYTEEMILNARSDVVAQATTDDPGQADLLARYPKAQARSFSGRTDGVVTEGDALVAYLQTLGTLVDFSTYDGQANVR; this is translated from the coding sequence ATGTCTCTCTGGAACAAGCACGCGATCTTCGAGAAGAACTCGGTCGTCCTCGTGGCCGGCATCGTCGGCGTGGTCTCCATCGGAGGCCTCGTCGAGATCGCCCCGCTCTTCTACCTGCAGAACACGATCGAGAAGGTGGAGGGCATGCGGCCCTACAGCCCCCTCGAGCTGGCGGGGCGCAACATCTACGTCCGCGAGGGCTGCTACAATTGCCACAGCCAGATGGTGCGGCCGCTGCGCGACGAGGTGGAGCGCTACGGTCACTACTCGCTGGCGGCGGAATCCATGTACGACAAGCCCTTCCAGTGGGGCTCGAAGCGCACGGGGCCCGACCTCGCGCGCGTCGGCGGCAAGTATTCCGACGCCTGGCACGTGGCGCATCTCGTCGATCCGCGCTCCCTGGTGCCGTCCTCGATCATGCCGGGCTACCCCTTCCTGTTCGAGACGCCGCTCTCCTTCGCGACGATCGAGCAGGACCTGAAGGTGCAGGCCGCGATGGGCGTGCCCTACACGGAGGAGATGATCCTCAACGCCCGCTCCGACGTCGTCGCCCAGGCGACCACGGACGACCCGGGCCAGGCGGATCTGCTCGCGCGCTACCCCAAGGCCCAGGCCCGGTCCTTCTCGGGCCGCACCGACGGGGTCGTCACCGAGGGCGACGCCCTCGTCGCCTACCTGCAGACGCTGGGCACGCTGGTCGACTTCTCGACCTACGACGGCCAGGCGAACGTGCGCTGA
- the ccoN gene encoding cytochrome-c oxidase, cbb3-type subunit I, translated as MTLGEGGSALAFAALALLSIVVAAKAYEAAYAFHAYLFAAGSVAAVFAIMNRYNDRPASLPPQEIAGKPNYNMGPVKFATVAAMVWGIAGFTVGVLIAFQLAFPALNFDLAWVNFGRMRPLHTSAVIFAFGGNVLLATSLYVVQRTSRARLAGDITPWFVVIGYNFFILIAGTGYLLGITQSKEYAEPEWYADLFLTVVWVAYLLLFLLTLKKRKEPHIYVANWFYLAFIVTIAILHLGNNAVLPVSLFSAKSYQVWSGVQDAMVQWWYGHNAVGFFLTAGFLAIMYYFVPKRAERPVYSYRLSIIHFWALIFLYIWAGPHHLHYTALPDWTQTLGMVFSIMLWMPSWGGMINGLMTLSGAWDKLRTDPVLRLMVVSIAFYGMSTFEGPMMSIKVVNSLSHYTDWTVGHVHSGALGWVAYISFGAIYCLVPWLWNRERLYSLKLVNWHFWISTLGIVLYISSMWVAGIMQGLMWRAYTALGFLEYSFIETTEAMHPYYVIRGLGGLLFLAGALIMVYNLVMTVRAVKPVAEAEPKSPLVAAE; from the coding sequence ATGACGCTCGGCGAAGGGGGAAGCGCGCTCGCGTTCGCGGCGCTCGCGCTTCTGTCCATCGTCGTCGCCGCCAAAGCCTACGAAGCGGCCTACGCCTTCCACGCCTACCTGTTCGCGGCGGGGTCCGTCGCGGCGGTGTTCGCGATCATGAACCGCTACAACGATCGCCCCGCGTCGCTGCCGCCGCAGGAGATCGCCGGCAAGCCCAACTACAACATGGGCCCCGTCAAGTTCGCCACCGTCGCCGCCATGGTCTGGGGCATCGCCGGCTTCACGGTCGGCGTGCTGATCGCGTTCCAGCTCGCCTTCCCCGCGCTGAACTTCGATCTGGCGTGGGTGAACTTCGGCCGGATGCGCCCGCTGCACACCTCCGCGGTGATCTTCGCCTTCGGCGGCAACGTGCTGCTCGCGACCTCGCTCTACGTGGTGCAGCGCACGAGCCGGGCGCGGCTCGCCGGCGACATCACCCCCTGGTTCGTGGTGATCGGCTACAACTTCTTCATCCTGATCGCCGGCACGGGCTACCTCCTCGGCATCACCCAGTCGAAGGAATACGCCGAGCCCGAGTGGTACGCCGACCTGTTCCTGACGGTCGTCTGGGTCGCCTACCTGCTGCTGTTCCTGCTGACGCTCAAGAAGCGCAAGGAGCCGCACATCTACGTGGCGAACTGGTTCTATCTCGCCTTCATCGTCACGATCGCCATCCTGCATCTGGGCAACAACGCCGTGCTGCCGGTGTCGCTGTTCTCGGCCAAGTCCTACCAGGTCTGGTCGGGCGTGCAGGACGCGATGGTGCAATGGTGGTACGGCCACAACGCGGTCGGCTTCTTCCTCACCGCCGGCTTCCTGGCGATCATGTACTACTTCGTGCCCAAGCGGGCCGAGCGGCCGGTCTATTCCTACCGGCTGTCGATCATCCACTTCTGGGCGCTGATCTTCCTCTACATCTGGGCCGGCCCGCACCACCTGCACTACACGGCGCTGCCGGACTGGACGCAGACGCTGGGCATGGTCTTCTCGATCATGCTGTGGATGCCCTCCTGGGGCGGCATGATCAACGGCCTGATGACGCTCTCGGGCGCCTGGGACAAGCTGCGTACCGATCCGGTCCTGCGTCTCATGGTCGTGTCCATCGCCTTCTACGGCATGTCGACCTTCGAGGGCCCGATGATGTCGATCAAGGTCGTGAACTCGCTCTCGCACTACACCGACTGGACCGTCGGCCACGTGCATTCGGGCGCGCTCGGCTGGGTCGCCTACATCTCCTTCGGCGCGATCTACTGCCTGGTGCCCTGGCTGTGGAACCGCGAGCGGCTCTACTCGCTCAAGCTGGTCAACTGGCACTTCTGGATCTCGACGCTCGGCATCGTGCTGTACATCTCGTCCATGTGGGTCGCCGGCATCATGCAGGGCCTCATGTGGCGCGCCTACACCGCGCTGGGCTTCCTCGAGTACTCGTTCATCGAGACCACCGAGGCGATGCATCCCTACTACGTGATCCGCGGCCTCGGAGGGCTTCTGTTCCTCGCCGGCGCCCTGATCATGGTCTACAACCTGGTCATGACCGTTCGCGCGGTGAAGCCGGTCGCAGAGGCCGAGCCGAAGTCGCCGCTGGTCGCGGCCGAGTAA
- a CDS encoding branched-chain amino acid ABC transporter substrate-binding protein yields the protein MKLPISTTLAALLLLAGPLAPGLVAPAAAQVRVAVAGPQSGPLAVFGAMMGEGARRAAEAINARGGIRGEPVEILVRDDVGDPARARTVAGALAAEEVAAVIGHFTAGPSLEAAPLYAEAGIVMITPAVSEPRLTEEPAWNVLRLAADDSRQGVVAARHIAARDPNARVAIVHDKSGFGKGVADDVRATLDEAGIVDVFYGGLDTGEPNYRGLAARIAAAEPDTVYFGGLAAEAVVLLRDLRAAGSDATLVATDAIVSPGFAALPSEIAGGTLMTAVAASADIPAATTIAGAILAEAEAATAGEGAEGADGADGAGEGEPVALAEAPASIVPVLAPEGVIETLHPVALNAYAALEAYAAAANDVGLDGRAVAARLREAPVDTVLGPIVFDEAGDVTTPRLAVHEWRAGPLGGLDYLGNVVE from the coding sequence GTGAAACTCCCGATCTCGACGACCCTCGCCGCACTCCTCCTCCTCGCGGGACCGCTCGCGCCCGGTCTCGTCGCCCCGGCCGCGGCGCAGGTCCGCGTCGCGGTGGCGGGCCCGCAATCCGGGCCGCTCGCCGTCTTCGGCGCGATGATGGGGGAGGGCGCCCGCCGCGCCGCTGAGGCGATCAACGCCCGCGGCGGGATCCGCGGCGAGCCCGTGGAGATCCTGGTGCGCGACGACGTCGGCGACCCGGCCCGCGCCCGCACCGTCGCGGGCGCGCTCGCGGCGGAGGAGGTCGCGGCGGTGATCGGGCATTTCACCGCCGGCCCCTCGCTCGAGGCCGCGCCGCTCTACGCCGAGGCGGGAATCGTGATGATCACGCCCGCCGTCTCCGAGCCGCGGCTCACGGAGGAGCCCGCCTGGAACGTGCTGCGCCTCGCCGCCGACGATTCGCGCCAGGGCGTCGTCGCCGCCCGCCACATCGCCGCGCGCGACCCGAATGCCCGCGTCGCCATCGTCCACGACAAGTCCGGCTTCGGGAAGGGCGTCGCCGACGACGTGCGCGCCACGCTGGACGAGGCCGGGATCGTCGACGTGTTCTACGGCGGCCTCGACACGGGCGAGCCGAACTATCGCGGGCTCGCCGCCCGCATCGCGGCGGCGGAGCCGGACACCGTCTATTTCGGCGGGCTGGCGGCGGAGGCGGTGGTCCTGCTGCGGGACCTGCGCGCCGCGGGCTCCGACGCGACGCTGGTCGCGACCGACGCCATCGTCTCGCCGGGCTTCGCGGCGCTTCCATCCGAGATCGCCGGCGGCACGCTGATGACGGCCGTCGCGGCCAGCGCCGACATCCCGGCCGCCACCACCATCGCCGGCGCCATTCTCGCCGAGGCCGAGGCCGCGACCGCGGGGGAGGGGGCGGAGGGAGCAGACGGCGCAGACGGCGCAGGAGAAGGGGAGCCGGTCGCCCTCGCGGAGGCGCCGGCGAGCATCGTGCCGGTGCTCGCGCCCGAGGGCGTGATCGAGACGCTCCACCCCGTCGCGCTCAACGCCTACGCCGCGCTCGAGGCCTACGCCGCGGCGGCGAACGACGTCGGCCTCGACGGCCGCGCGGTCGCGGCGCGCCTGCGCGAGGCGCCGGTCGACACGGTGCTGGGACCGATCGTCTTCGACGAGGCCGGCGACGTCACGACCCCGCGGCTCGCGGTGCACGAATGGCGGGCGGGGCCGCTGGGCGGGCTGGATTATCTGGGGAACGTGGTGGAGTGA
- a CDS encoding biotin carboxylase N-terminal domain-containing protein, whose translation MLSSVLIANRGEIAVRVIRTARRLGMRTIAVHSDVDADALFVRMADEAHRIGPAPAAESYLRMEAILEVAKRTGAACIHPGYGFLSERAAFARACADAGIVFVGPPAAAIEAMGLKDAAKALAQKAGVPVVPGYHGNRQEPDFLRQKAYEIGYPVLIKAVAGGGGKGMRRVDKAADFDAALASAQREAQGAFGDPRVLVEKYVLAPRHVEIQVFADAHGNVVHLNERDCSLQRRHQKVIEEAPAPGMTPEVRAAMGQAAVEAARAVGYVGAGTVEFIADGREGLRADRFYFMEMNTRLQVEHPVTEAITGLDLVELQFRVAAGEPLPFSQEEVPLVGHAVEARLYAEDPERGFLPSTGRLFALALPQGADVRIDAGVEAGDEVTPFYDPMIAKIIARGETRAEALDALSQALGETVVAGPRTNAAFLRRLVDASAFRAETFDTGFIDANLEALGAIPQGRDAAATAAGALALVERDIVRNRDAALSAVADPAGPWFAEDGFQLLGLRRTSLPLVVDGERLDVLLTLDAEGPAVEIPGETLPTGAIDAALIEADEEMLVLHEGRQTRIALFDPSGVDLEHLDAGGLVKAPMHGKVVALFVAAGDAVEKGQRLAVVEAMKMEHPLTAPVAGTVSEIAAAPGDQVAEGARILVIEPAEEG comes from the coding sequence GTGCTCTCATCCGTGCTCATCGCAAATCGCGGCGAGATCGCCGTGCGCGTCATCCGGACGGCCCGCCGGCTCGGCATGCGCACGATCGCGGTCCATTCGGACGTCGACGCGGACGCGCTGTTCGTGCGCATGGCAGACGAGGCGCATCGGATCGGCCCGGCCCCGGCCGCGGAGAGCTACCTGCGCATGGAGGCGATCCTCGAGGTCGCGAAACGCACCGGCGCGGCCTGCATCCATCCGGGCTACGGCTTCCTCTCCGAGCGCGCCGCCTTCGCCCGCGCCTGCGCGGATGCGGGGATCGTCTTCGTCGGCCCGCCGGCCGCCGCCATCGAGGCCATGGGCCTCAAGGACGCCGCCAAGGCGCTGGCGCAGAAGGCGGGCGTGCCCGTCGTGCCGGGCTATCACGGCAATCGCCAAGAGCCCGACTTCCTGCGCCAGAAGGCCTACGAGATCGGCTATCCCGTGCTGATCAAGGCCGTCGCCGGCGGCGGCGGCAAGGGCATGCGCCGTGTCGACAAGGCCGCCGATTTCGACGCGGCGCTGGCCTCCGCCCAGCGCGAGGCGCAAGGCGCCTTCGGCGATCCGCGGGTGCTCGTCGAGAAATACGTGCTCGCGCCCCGCCACGTCGAGATCCAGGTCTTCGCCGACGCGCACGGCAACGTGGTCCACCTGAACGAGCGCGACTGCTCTCTCCAGCGTCGCCACCAGAAGGTGATCGAGGAGGCGCCCGCCCCCGGCATGACGCCCGAGGTGCGCGCCGCGATGGGCCAGGCCGCCGTCGAGGCCGCCCGCGCCGTGGGATACGTCGGCGCCGGCACGGTCGAGTTCATCGCCGACGGGCGCGAGGGCCTGCGCGCCGACCGCTTCTACTTCATGGAGATGAACACCCGTCTCCAGGTGGAGCACCCGGTCACCGAGGCGATCACCGGGCTCGACCTCGTCGAGCTGCAGTTCCGCGTCGCCGCGGGCGAGCCCCTCCCCTTCTCCCAGGAGGAGGTGCCGCTCGTGGGTCACGCCGTCGAGGCGCGGCTCTACGCCGAGGATCCCGAGCGCGGCTTCCTGCCCTCCACGGGCCGGCTCTTCGCGCTCGCGCTGCCGCAAGGCGCGGACGTGCGCATCGACGCGGGCGTCGAGGCGGGCGACGAGGTGACGCCGTTCTACGATCCGATGATCGCCAAGATCATCGCCCGCGGCGAGACCCGCGCCGAGGCGCTCGACGCGCTCTCGCAGGCGCTGGGCGAGACCGTGGTCGCGGGCCCGCGCACCAACGCCGCCTTCCTCAGGCGCCTCGTCGACGCCTCCGCCTTCCGGGCCGAGACGTTCGACACGGGCTTCATCGACGCCAACCTCGAGGCGCTCGGCGCGATCCCGCAGGGCCGCGACGCCGCCGCGACCGCCGCCGGCGCGCTCGCCCTCGTCGAGCGCGACATCGTGCGCAACCGCGACGCGGCCCTCTCCGCCGTCGCCGACCCCGCAGGCCCGTGGTTCGCCGAGGACGGCTTCCAGCTCCTCGGCCTGCGCCGCACGTCGCTGCCCCTCGTCGTCGACGGGGAGCGGCTCGACGTCCTCCTCACCCTGGACGCGGAAGGCCCCGCCGTGGAGATCCCCGGCGAGACGCTGCCGACGGGCGCCATCGACGCCGCATTGATCGAGGCGGACGAGGAGATGCTCGTCCTCCACGAGGGCCGCCAGACCCGCATCGCCCTGTTCGACCCCTCGGGCGTCGATCTCGAGCATCTCGACGCCGGCGGTCTCGTCAAGGCGCCGATGCACGGCAAGGTCGTCGCGCTCTTCGTCGCGGCCGGCGATGCGGTCGAGAAGGGCCAGCGCCTCGCCGTGGTCGAGGCGATGAAGATGGAGCACCCGCTCACGGCGCCGGTCGCCGGCACGGTCTCCGAGATCGCCGCCGCGCCGGGCGACCAGGTCGCCGAGGGCGCGCGCATCCTCGTCATCGAGCCGGCCGAGGAGGGTTGA